In a genomic window of Salegentibacter salegens:
- a CDS encoding calcium/sodium antiporter: MILPVILLVLGLVVLIFGANYMVEGASALAKKFNISNLAIGLTIVAFGTSAPELVVNTFAAADGYSDIVFGNVIGSNNFNLFIILGITGLITPLAVQSSTAWKEIPISLIAVIILFMMVNDQVIFSGKTSILGTLDGFILLFCFLAFLFYVYKQLKNDDVAEDDNIKLLSPLKTTIFIIGGLAGLVLGGQLVVNNAIDIAESMGISQKIIGLTVVAAGTSLPELATSIVAAAKKNADIAVGNIIGSNIFNIFLILSTASLIKPIDFNLNFNQDLYILAGGTLFLLLAMFTGKRKRLDRWEALILLVFYLGYTTYLVMQEL, encoded by the coding sequence ATGATACTGCCTGTTATTTTACTTGTGCTGGGCCTCGTAGTCCTTATTTTTGGAGCCAACTACATGGTTGAAGGCGCTTCTGCCCTGGCGAAAAAATTCAATATTTCTAACCTGGCCATCGGATTAACAATTGTGGCTTTTGGAACATCGGCACCCGAATTGGTAGTAAATACCTTTGCCGCTGCCGATGGGTATTCAGATATTGTTTTTGGAAATGTGATAGGTAGTAATAACTTCAACCTCTTTATAATCCTGGGAATTACCGGGCTCATCACTCCGTTAGCGGTGCAATCCAGTACTGCGTGGAAAGAAATTCCTATTTCGCTTATTGCCGTAATTATTCTTTTTATGATGGTAAATGACCAGGTTATTTTTTCCGGTAAAACCAGTATTTTAGGTACTTTAGACGGATTTATTTTACTTTTCTGTTTCCTGGCTTTCCTTTTTTATGTGTACAAACAACTTAAAAATGATGATGTAGCCGAAGATGATAATATCAAACTGCTGTCTCCTTTAAAAACTACCATTTTTATCATTGGCGGTTTGGCAGGATTGGTTTTGGGTGGTCAATTGGTAGTAAACAACGCTATAGACATTGCCGAAAGTATGGGAATTAGTCAGAAAATTATTGGACTTACGGTAGTAGCTGCAGGAACTTCCCTTCCTGAATTAGCAACTTCTATAGTAGCCGCTGCAAAAAAGAATGCTGATATTGCTGTGGGAAATATTATTGGTTCTAATATTTTTAATATTTTCCTCATCCTTTCCACCGCCTCGCTTATAAAACCTATTGATTTCAACCTGAATTTCAACCAGGATCTTTATATTCTTGCCGGTGGTACTCTTTTTCTACTTTTAGCGATGTTCACCGGAAAACGTAAAAGGCTGGACCGCTGGGAAGCCTTAATTTTACTCGTATTTTATCTAGGCTACACCACCTATTTAGTAATGCAGGAATTGTAA
- a CDS encoding M16 family metallopeptidase, giving the protein MKFRIILLLLCGFAISQNIHSQERTDFNVDFETYTLENGLNVIFHVDKSDPVVAVALTAHVGSAREKEGRTGFAHLFEHLLFLESENLGKGGLDKLSARIGGSGANASTSRDRTNYFQTVPKDALEKMIWAEADKLGYFINTVTEPVLAKEKQVVKNEKRQSVDNRPYGHTMYVIDKNLYPEDHPYNWQVIGSLEDLQNATLQDVKEFYNNWYVPNNVTLSIAGDFDKEQAKEWIHKYFDGIPRGPKIEREEKQLVALSETKKLYYEDNFARLPQLTIAWPAVYSYHEDTYALEVLAKYLSEGKNAPLYQNLVSEKELTDRVRMYNYTSELAGQLMLQVTAYNDVDLDKVEAAIFKVFEEFEAEGIPQRDLKRIKAQQETEFYNSLASVLGKGFQLAQYQIFANDPNYINKDVEKILAVTKEDVSRVYEKYIKGKHYVATSFVPKGQVDLALEKSEEAEVVEEKIVKNAEEEVNVSTDASYKKTPSSFDRSVEPPYSSAPELNVPEIWKNNLPSGLKIYGITNNEVPLVKFSLEMEGGLLLENPNKVGVSNLLANLLTKGTKDKTPKELEEAIQLLGADIRVNAGDEKIVLSGSTLAKNYGETIDLVQEILLEPRWDSTEFKLVKQQALSSIQQQEADPNNIANNEFRKLIYGEDHILGQNNLGTRNSVKNITIEDLQNYYSENLSPKHSVFHVAGAIEKEEAIKGIRGLSVAWPPKSVKMPEVAQPQLPEKSQIYFYDVPGAKQSVIRFGAPALAATDDDFYTAEVMNYRLGGGGFASQLTQELREGKGYTYGIRSGFSAGKNKGTFLIYSGVRTNITYDAVKLIKEIIEEYPQNFDGEDMEVTRGFMIKSNARKFETLNSKLDMLSEISTFGRDHNYIKQREKMVNELTVLDIRELAEKYINPEKMYFLIVGDAETQMKKLEELGLGKPVLLNETKE; this is encoded by the coding sequence ATGAAATTCAGAATTATACTTTTACTGCTTTGCGGCTTTGCAATTTCTCAAAATATCCACTCCCAGGAACGAACCGATTTTAATGTAGATTTTGAAACATACACTTTAGAAAATGGCTTAAACGTTATTTTTCACGTAGATAAATCAGATCCCGTAGTAGCGGTAGCATTAACCGCACACGTAGGTTCTGCCCGTGAAAAAGAAGGCCGAACCGGTTTTGCCCATCTTTTTGAGCATCTTTTATTTTTAGAATCAGAAAACCTGGGCAAAGGCGGACTTGACAAACTAAGCGCGAGAATTGGAGGCTCTGGTGCCAATGCTTCTACCAGCCGCGATCGCACCAATTATTTTCAAACCGTACCAAAAGACGCTTTGGAAAAAATGATCTGGGCTGAAGCCGACAAACTCGGGTATTTTATCAATACAGTTACAGAACCCGTGCTTGCAAAAGAAAAACAGGTAGTAAAAAACGAAAAAAGACAGAGTGTGGATAACCGCCCTTATGGCCATACTATGTATGTGATCGATAAGAATTTATATCCCGAAGACCATCCATATAACTGGCAGGTTATTGGCTCGCTAGAAGATCTGCAAAATGCTACGCTTCAGGATGTAAAGGAGTTTTATAACAACTGGTATGTGCCCAATAATGTAACATTAAGTATTGCTGGTGATTTTGATAAAGAGCAGGCCAAAGAATGGATTCATAAATATTTTGATGGAATACCGCGTGGTCCCAAAATTGAACGAGAAGAAAAGCAATTGGTAGCACTTTCCGAAACCAAAAAACTCTATTACGAAGATAATTTTGCGCGGCTTCCGCAACTAACTATCGCCTGGCCGGCCGTATATTCCTACCACGAAGACACCTATGCTTTAGAAGTGCTGGCAAAATATTTAAGCGAGGGAAAAAACGCGCCGTTGTATCAAAACCTGGTATCAGAAAAAGAACTTACAGATCGCGTTAGAATGTACAATTATACTTCAGAATTGGCCGGACAGTTGATGCTTCAGGTTACCGCCTATAATGATGTTGATCTCGATAAAGTAGAAGCTGCAATTTTTAAGGTTTTTGAAGAATTTGAAGCCGAAGGTATTCCGCAACGCGATTTAAAGCGAATTAAAGCACAACAGGAAACAGAATTTTATAATAGCCTTGCGAGCGTTTTAGGAAAAGGCTTTCAACTGGCTCAATATCAAATTTTTGCCAACGATCCTAATTACATCAATAAAGACGTAGAAAAAATCCTTGCGGTTACAAAGGAAGACGTGAGCCGGGTTTACGAAAAATATATAAAAGGAAAACATTATGTTGCGACCAGTTTTGTTCCGAAAGGGCAAGTTGACCTCGCTTTAGAAAAGTCAGAAGAAGCCGAAGTGGTAGAAGAAAAAATAGTTAAAAATGCTGAAGAAGAAGTGAATGTTTCAACTGATGCTTCGTACAAAAAAACTCCTTCCAGTTTTGACCGAAGTGTAGAACCGCCGTATAGTAGCGCACCAGAATTAAACGTACCGGAAATTTGGAAAAATAACCTTCCTTCCGGACTTAAGATTTATGGAATTACAAACAATGAAGTTCCGTTAGTGAAATTCAGCCTGGAAATGGAAGGCGGGTTATTACTGGAAAATCCTAATAAAGTTGGGGTTTCTAACCTTTTGGCTAATCTCCTTACCAAAGGCACTAAAGATAAAACTCCTAAAGAATTGGAAGAAGCCATTCAATTATTAGGTGCCGATATTCGGGTAAATGCCGGGGATGAAAAAATTGTTTTAAGTGGAAGTACTCTGGCAAAAAATTATGGGGAAACCATAGATTTAGTTCAGGAAATATTACTGGAACCTCGTTGGGATTCAACCGAATTTAAACTGGTAAAACAGCAGGCGCTTAGCAGCATTCAACAACAGGAAGCCGATCCAAATAATATTGCCAATAACGAATTTAGAAAACTTATTTACGGTGAAGATCATATTTTAGGTCAAAATAATTTAGGAACCAGGAATTCGGTAAAAAACATTACCATAGAAGATCTTCAGAATTATTATTCAGAAAATCTCAGTCCAAAACACAGTGTTTTTCACGTTGCAGGAGCTATTGAAAAAGAAGAAGCGATAAAAGGAATTCGTGGACTCTCGGTTGCCTGGCCTCCTAAATCGGTTAAAATGCCTGAAGTTGCTCAACCCCAACTTCCGGAGAAATCACAGATTTACTTTTATGATGTTCCCGGCGCAAAACAATCGGTTATAAGATTTGGCGCTCCTGCCCTGGCCGCTACCGATGATGATTTTTATACTGCCGAAGTGATGAATTACCGTTTAGGTGGCGGAGGCTTTGCCTCGCAGCTCACCCAGGAATTACGAGAAGGAAAAGGTTATACCTATGGAATTCGCTCAGGATTTAGTGCCGGTAAGAACAAGGGTACATTTCTAATTTACAGCGGAGTAAGAACAAATATTACCTACGATGCCGTAAAATTAATTAAAGAAATTATTGAGGAATATCCTCAAAATTTTGACGGGGAAGATATGGAAGTCACCCGCGGATTTATGATAAAAAGTAACGCCAGGAAGTTTGAGACCCTAAATTCAAAACTCGACATGCTAAGTGAAATCAGCACTTTTGGCAGGGATCACAATTATATAAAGCAACGGGAAAAAATGGTGAATGAGCTTACCGTTCTGGATATTCGTGAGCTAGCAGAGAAATATATTAATCCTGAAAAAATGTATTTTTTAATTGTTGGAGATGCCGAGACACAAATGAAAAAACTGGAAGAGCTTGGTTTAGGAAAACCTGTTTTATTAAACGAAACTAAAGAATAA